A genomic segment from Bosea sp. OAE506 encodes:
- a CDS encoding SDR family NAD(P)-dependent oxidoreductase — translation MSLSLFSLEGKIALVTGSGQGIGLALAEGLSEAGAHVVLNGRDRAKLKRAAQAISAAGRKVSVAPFDVTDQAAVEAGVAMIEAEIGPIDILINNAGMQKRAPIHEFPVDGWHEVMATNLHSVFYVTQAVTKRMLPRKRGKIISIGSVMSELGRATIIPYTASKGAVKMMTRGLAAELGKHNIQANAIGPGYFTTEINKALIADEAFTAWVCNRTPAGRWGETKELVGAAIFLSSAASDYVNGHLLMVDGGLTAVV, via the coding sequence ATGTCTCTGTCGCTGTTCAGTCTGGAGGGCAAGATCGCCCTCGTCACCGGCTCCGGTCAGGGCATCGGGCTGGCGCTGGCGGAAGGGCTGTCGGAAGCCGGCGCGCATGTCGTGCTGAACGGACGCGACCGAGCCAAGCTGAAACGCGCCGCGCAGGCGATTTCGGCGGCGGGCCGCAAGGTCTCGGTGGCGCCCTTCGACGTCACCGACCAGGCGGCCGTCGAGGCGGGCGTCGCCATGATCGAGGCCGAGATCGGGCCGATCGACATCCTCATCAACAATGCCGGCATGCAGAAGCGCGCGCCGATCCACGAGTTCCCGGTCGATGGCTGGCACGAGGTGATGGCGACGAACCTGCACTCGGTGTTCTACGTCACCCAGGCCGTGACCAAGCGGATGCTTCCGCGCAAGCGCGGCAAGATCATCAGCATCGGCTCGGTGATGAGCGAGCTCGGTCGGGCGACGATCATCCCCTACACGGCCTCGAAGGGCGCGGTGAAGATGATGACGCGCGGGCTCGCCGCCGAACTCGGCAAGCACAACATCCAGGCCAATGCGATCGGCCCGGGCTATTTCACCACAGAGATCAACAAGGCGCTGATCGCCGACGAGGCCTTCACCGCCTGGGTCTGCAACCGGACGCCGGCCGGGCGCTGGGGCGAGACGAAGGAGCTGGTCGGCGCGGCGATCTTCCTGTCGTCGGCGGCCTCCGACTACGTCAACGGCCATCTGCTGATGGTCGATGGTGGATTGACCGCGGTGGTGTGA
- a CDS encoding low affinity iron permease family protein: protein MASRSDPLTNRTLFTRLSQATARWAGKPQTFAVAVSAIVIWGLSGPFFGFNDTWQLVINTSTTIITFLMVFIIQNSQNRDTAAMQIKLDELLAKVEGARQELMDLEELDEEKIEGIRKEFEKRARAAREGRPLAEEKA, encoded by the coding sequence ATGGCATCGCGTTCCGATCCGCTCACCAACCGCACGCTCTTCACCCGCCTCTCGCAGGCGACCGCACGCTGGGCCGGCAAGCCGCAAACCTTCGCCGTCGCGGTCTCGGCCATCGTGATCTGGGGCCTGTCGGGGCCCTTCTTCGGCTTCAACGACACCTGGCAGCTGGTGATCAACACCTCCACCACCATCATCACCTTCCTGATGGTGTTCATCATCCAGAACAGCCAGAACCGCGACACGGCCGCGATGCAGATCAAGCTCGACGAGCTGCTCGCAAAGGTCGAGGGCGCCCGTCAGGAGCTGATGGATCTAGAGGAGCTCGACGAGGAGAAGATCGAGGGCATCCGCAAGGAGTTCGAGAAACGGGCGCGTGCAGCCCGCGAAGGCCGCCCGCTCGCCGAAGAAAAGGCCTGA
- a CDS encoding DUF6596 domain-containing protein — MTAEAGAADEARMAADFAARASYGRLLSLLARDWRDLAAAEDALAEAFRLALDRWPSDGVPARPEAWLLTTARRQLIDGRRRQTIRAAAEPTLTLLAEQDASADGAAFPDERLKLLFVCAHPAIDAAARAPLMLQTVLGLDAARIAQAFLTSPAALGQRLVRAKAKIRDARIAFAIPEQAELPGRLDAVLQAIYAAYGSGWEDIAGADPRRRGLAEEAIWLARLVIQLLPGEPEARGLLALMLHGEARREARRAADGAFVPLAEQDTARWSAALIKEAEAELARAARHATLGPFQLEAAIQSVHAARAVTGHTDAAALARLYEGLARLAPTTGVLVSRAAALAEASGAETGLAALAELPPGDVLSYQPFWALKAHLLRRSGQGEAAREAYKRAIGLSSDPAVRDFLMQASQRRAD; from the coding sequence ATGACAGCGGAGGCCGGCGCCGCCGACGAGGCGCGGATGGCGGCCGATTTCGCCGCCCGCGCCTCCTATGGCCGCCTGCTCTCTCTGCTGGCCCGCGACTGGCGCGATCTGGCGGCAGCCGAGGATGCGCTTGCGGAAGCTTTCCGGCTGGCGCTCGACCGCTGGCCTTCGGACGGCGTCCCGGCCCGTCCGGAGGCCTGGCTGCTGACGACCGCGCGTCGCCAGCTGATCGACGGGCGGCGCCGCCAAACCATCCGCGCCGCGGCGGAGCCGACCCTGACCCTGTTGGCGGAGCAGGATGCGAGCGCCGACGGCGCAGCCTTTCCCGATGAGCGGCTCAAGCTGCTCTTCGTCTGTGCCCATCCGGCGATCGACGCCGCCGCCCGCGCACCGCTGATGCTGCAGACTGTGCTGGGCCTCGATGCTGCCCGCATCGCCCAGGCCTTCCTGACCTCGCCCGCGGCGCTCGGGCAGCGCCTGGTGCGTGCCAAGGCCAAGATCCGCGATGCCCGCATCGCCTTCGCCATTCCCGAACAGGCCGAGCTGCCCGGCCGGCTCGATGCCGTGCTGCAGGCGATCTACGCTGCCTATGGCAGCGGCTGGGAGGATATTGCAGGCGCCGATCCCCGGCGCCGCGGCCTCGCGGAGGAGGCGATCTGGCTGGCGCGGCTCGTCATCCAGCTCCTGCCTGGCGAGCCCGAGGCGCGGGGCCTGCTCGCGCTGATGCTGCATGGCGAGGCGAGGCGCGAGGCCCGCAGGGCGGCCGACGGCGCCTTCGTGCCCCTCGCCGAGCAGGACACCGCGCGCTGGTCTGCCGCGCTGATCAAGGAGGCGGAAGCCGAGCTGGCGCGAGCCGCCCGCCACGCGACATTGGGGCCGTTCCAGCTCGAGGCGGCAATCCAGTCCGTCCATGCCGCAAGAGCGGTGACGGGACACACCGACGCCGCAGCCCTGGCCCGGCTCTATGAGGGGCTCGCCCGGCTCGCACCGACGACCGGCGTGCTGGTCAGCCGGGCAGCGGCTTTGGCGGAGGCATCCGGCGCAGAGACCGGGCTCGCGGCCCTGGCCGAGCTGCCACCCGGCGACGTCCTGTCCTACCAGCCCTTCTGGGCCCTCAAGGCCCATCTGCTGCGCCGGTCCGGACAGGGTGAGGCCGCCCGCGAAGCCTATAAGCGCGCCATCGGCCTGAGCAGCGATCCGGCCGTACGGGACTTCCTGATGCAGGCGTCGCAGCGCCGGGCGGATTGA
- a CDS encoding YciI family protein, with translation MQYMLIFRETDTEFGLRDDPAKGPAYWASWMAYVGALNQAGIVVSGAGLQPPHSATMVRVRNGQRQVQDGPHPDTKEQLGGYFVIDVPDLDAALDWAARSPASSYGSTEVRPVLPPPPQPSA, from the coding sequence ATGCAGTACATGTTGATCTTCCGCGAGACGGACACCGAATTCGGCCTGCGCGACGACCCCGCCAAGGGGCCGGCCTACTGGGCCTCATGGATGGCCTATGTCGGCGCGCTGAACCAGGCCGGGATCGTGGTCAGCGGCGCAGGCCTGCAGCCGCCCCACAGCGCCACGATGGTGCGGGTGCGCAACGGCCAGCGCCAGGTACAGGACGGACCGCATCCCGACACCAAGGAGCAGCTCGGCGGCTATTTCGTCATCGACGTGCCCGACCTCGACGCCGCGCTCGACTGGGCGGCGCGCAGCCCGGCCTCGTCCTATGGCTCGACCGAGGTGCGCCCGGTGCTGCCGCCCCCGCCTCAGCCCTCCGCCTGA
- the fghA gene encoding S-formylglutathione hydrolase has translation MELVSSSKAFGGSQRVYRHDSTACACPMTFAIFLPPQIEDGPVPLLWYLSGLTCTHQNVMDKGEYRAAAAANGVAIICPDTSPRGESVPDEPGNWQFGSGAGFYLDATQAPYDTNYRMESYIRDELPELVARHFPVDMTRQGIFGHSMGGHGAITLALKNPERYASVSAFAPIAQPSTAGWSRPALEKYLGTDERAWRPYDATLLIADGHRVKDLLVDQGTADGFLDEGLRPQLLEVACAAAGIPLELQMREGYDHSYNFISTFMAQHIAWHAQRLAKA, from the coding sequence ATGGAACTCGTCTCGTCCTCGAAGGCCTTCGGCGGCTCGCAGCGTGTCTATCGCCATGACAGCACGGCCTGCGCCTGCCCGATGACCTTCGCGATCTTCCTGCCGCCGCAGATCGAGGACGGGCCGGTTCCCCTGCTCTGGTATCTCTCGGGCCTGACCTGCACGCATCAAAACGTCATGGACAAGGGCGAGTACCGCGCCGCCGCGGCCGCCAATGGCGTCGCGATCATTTGCCCCGACACCAGCCCGCGCGGCGAGAGCGTGCCCGACGAGCCGGGCAACTGGCAGTTCGGCTCCGGCGCCGGCTTCTACCTCGATGCGACGCAGGCGCCCTACGACACCAACTACCGGATGGAGAGCTACATCCGCGACGAGCTGCCGGAGCTGGTCGCGCGGCATTTCCCGGTCGACATGACCCGCCAGGGCATCTTTGGCCACTCCATGGGCGGCCATGGCGCAATCACGCTCGCGCTGAAGAATCCCGAGCGCTATGCCTCCGTCTCCGCCTTCGCGCCGATCGCCCAGCCCTCGACCGCCGGCTGGTCGCGCCCCGCCCTCGAGAAATATCTCGGCACCGACGAGCGCGCCTGGCGTCCTTACGATGCGACGCTGCTGATCGCCGACGGGCACCGGGTGAAGGACCTGCTGGTCGACCAGGGCACCGCCGACGGCTTCCTCGACGAGGGCCTGCGGCCGCAGCTGCTCGAGGTTGCCTGCGCGGCGGCCGGCATCCCGCTCGAGCTGCAGATGCGGGAGGGCTACGACCACTCCTACAACTTCATCTCGACCTTCATGGCCCAGCACATCGCCTGGCACGCGCAGAGGCTGGCAAAGGCCTGA
- a CDS encoding S-(hydroxymethyl)glutathione dehydrogenase/class III alcohol dehydrogenase, whose product MKTRAAVAWEAGKPLTIETIEIGGPRAGEVLVEVMATGICHTDAYTLSGMDSEGKFPAILGHEGAGIVREVGAGVTSLKPGDHVIPLYTPECRSCKSCLSRRTNLCTSIRSTQGQGVMPDGTSRFSCDGGEVFHYMGCSTFANFTVLPEIALAKVREDAPFDKICYIGCGVTTGIGAVIYTAKVWPGANVVVFGLGGIGLNVIQGARMVGADKIIGVDINPAKQEMARKFGMTDFVNPKEVGNDKVVQAIVDLTGGGADFSFDATGNVNVMRQALECCHRGWGESIVIGVAEAGKEIATRPFQLVTGRVWKGTAFGGARGRTDVPKIVDWYMEGKINIDDLITHKLSLDEINHGFDLMHEGKSIRSVVVY is encoded by the coding sequence ATGAAGACCCGCGCCGCCGTCGCCTGGGAAGCCGGCAAGCCGCTCACCATCGAGACCATCGAGATCGGCGGCCCGAGGGCCGGCGAGGTCCTGGTCGAGGTCATGGCGACCGGCATCTGCCACACCGACGCCTACACGCTGTCGGGAATGGATTCGGAAGGGAAGTTTCCCGCGATCCTCGGCCATGAGGGCGCGGGCATCGTCCGCGAGGTCGGCGCCGGCGTAACCTCGCTGAAGCCCGGCGACCACGTCATCCCGCTCTACACGCCCGAATGCCGCAGCTGTAAGTCCTGCCTCTCGCGGCGGACCAATCTCTGCACCTCGATCCGCTCGACGCAGGGCCAGGGCGTGATGCCCGACGGCACGAGCCGCTTCTCCTGCGATGGCGGCGAGGTCTTCCACTACATGGGCTGCTCGACCTTCGCCAACTTTACCGTCCTGCCCGAGATCGCGCTCGCCAAGGTCCGTGAAGACGCGCCCTTCGACAAGATCTGCTACATCGGCTGCGGCGTCACCACCGGCATCGGCGCTGTGATCTACACCGCCAAGGTCTGGCCGGGCGCCAATGTCGTGGTCTTCGGGCTGGGCGGCATCGGCCTCAACGTGATCCAGGGCGCCCGCATGGTCGGCGCCGACAAGATCATCGGCGTCGACATCAACCCGGCCAAGCAGGAGATGGCGCGCAAGTTCGGCATGACCGATTTCGTCAATCCCAAGGAGGTCGGCAACGACAAGGTCGTCCAGGCCATCGTCGATCTCACCGGCGGCGGCGCCGACTTCTCCTTCGACGCCACCGGCAACGTCAACGTCATGCGCCAGGCGCTCGAGTGCTGCCACCGCGGCTGGGGCGAGTCGATCGTCATCGGCGTCGCCGAGGCCGGCAAGGAAATCGCGACGCGTCCGTTCCAGCTCGTCACCGGCCGCGTCTGGAAGGGCACGGCCTTCGGCGGCGCGCGCGGCCGCACCGACGTGCCCAAGATCGTCGACTGGTACATGGAGGGGAAGATCAACATCGACGACCTGATCACCCACAAGCTCTCGCTCGACGAGATCAACCACGGCTTCGATCTGATGCATGAGGGCAAGTCGATCCGCAGCGTGGTCGTGTACTGA
- a CDS encoding metal-sensing transcriptional repressor, with protein MPHSPEEKKRAVTRLKRIRGQADALIAAVERGEPCGALLQQLSALRGAATGLMAEVLESHLRETLMGQACGDHNAHDPVPAGEPAEIGEIMRVIRPYLK; from the coding sequence ATGCCGCATAGCCCCGAGGAAAAGAAGCGCGCGGTGACGCGGCTCAAGCGCATCCGCGGCCAGGCCGATGCGCTGATCGCCGCCGTCGAGCGCGGCGAGCCCTGCGGCGCTCTGCTGCAGCAGCTCTCGGCCCTGCGCGGCGCCGCGACCGGGCTGATGGCGGAGGTGCTGGAAAGCCATCTGCGCGAGACGCTGATGGGCCAGGCCTGTGGAGATCACAACGCCCACGACCCTGTCCCGGCTGGCGAGCCGGCCGAGATCGGCGAGATCATGCGTGTGATCCGCCCCTATCTGAAATGA